A window from Hemibagrus wyckioides isolate EC202008001 linkage group LG19, SWU_Hwy_1.0, whole genome shotgun sequence encodes these proteins:
- the dcn gene encoding decorin, translating into MRLACLTLLLVSACWALPFRQSGFLDFMLEDEPNSGDGPPAIPPKEELPPEVPAGPVCPFRCQCHLRVVQCSDLGMKHVPEQIASDTQLLDLQNNKITEIRENDFKGLKELHALILVNNKITIIHAKALAPLVSLQRLYLSKNLLKEIPSNMPKSVQELRIHENQITKIKKASFTGMVNVIVMELGSNPLTSSGVDADAFKDLKRVSYIRIADTNITSIPKGLPTSLSELHLDSNKITKVTSDSLKGLKHLAKLGLSNNEISVVENGTLAMMPHLRELHLDHNALTNVPAGLPDHKYIQVIYLHSNKIATVGTEDFCPPSFNTKKAMYSGISLFSNPVPYWEVQPITFRCVFDRSAVQLGNYRKK; encoded by the exons ATGAGGTTGGCCTGTCTCACCCTGCTCCTGGTGTCCGCGTGCTGGGCTCTGCCCTTCCGTCAGTCCGGCTTTCTGGACTTCATGCTGGAAGACGAGCCAAACTCTGGTGACGGTCCACCTGCCATTCCTCCGAAGGAAGAACTTCCTCCTGAAGTTCCCGCCGGACCTGTTTGTCCTTTTAGATGCCAGTGCCATCTGCGTGTGGTGCAGTGCTCTGATCTAG GGATGAAGCACGTTCCTGAGCAGATCGCATCAGACACCCAACTGCTGGACCTGCAAAACAACAAGATCACCGAGATCAGAGAGAACGACTTTAAAGGCCTCAAAGAACTTCAT GCTCTCATCCTGGTAAACAACAAGATCACCATCATCCACGCCAAGGCCCTCGCTCCCCTTGTCAGCCTTCAGAGGCTTTATCTCTCCAAGAACCTGCTGAAGGAGATTCCCAGTAACATGCCCAAGAGCGTCCAGGAGCTACGCATTCACGAGAACCAGATCACCAAAATCAAGAAGGCGTCTTTCACCGGAATGGTGAATGTCATTGTCATGG AGCTTGGCTCCAACCCCTTGACCAGTTCGGGTGTGGATGCAGATGCTTTCAAGGATCTGAAGAGGGTTTCCTATATCCGTATCGCCGACACCAACATTACCAGCATTCCCAAAG GTCTGCCCACCTCTCTGTCGGAGCTCCACCTGGACAGCAACAAGATTACCAAGGTCACTTCTGACAGCCTGAAAGGTCTCAAGCACCTTGCCAA gcttgGGCTGAGCAATAACGAGATCAGTGTTGTGGAGAACGGCACTCTGGCCATGATGCCACACTTGAGGGAGCTCCACCTGGACCACAACGCTCTAACCAATGTTCCTGCTGGACTCCCTGACCACAAGTACATTCAG gtgATCTATCTTCATTCCAACAAGATAGCCACTGTGGGAACAGAAGACTTCTGCCCTCCCAGCTTCAACACCAAGAAGGCCATGTACTCTGGCATCAGTCTGTTCAGCAACCCCGTGCCATACTGGGAGGTCCAACCCATCACCTTCCGCTGCGTCTTCGACCGCTCCGCCGTTCAGCTGGGCAACTACAGGAAGAAATAA